One part of the Pseudomonadota bacterium genome encodes these proteins:
- a CDS encoding type II toxin-antitoxin system RatA family toxin, with protein sequence MPKHEEQRVLRHSPQQMFEIVADVERYPEFLPWCLGTRVTKREGDSLDADMLIGFGMFRERFGSHVELDRASREINVRYTHGPFRYLVNRWRFLPHAEGCEIDFSVDFEFRSRLLQKVMGTLFTEAVHRMVRAFDARAGEIYGPASDVPQAEPTVPAE encoded by the coding sequence ATGCCGAAGCATGAAGAACAGCGCGTTCTTCGCCATTCACCGCAACAAATGTTTGAGATTGTCGCGGATGTTGAGCGCTATCCCGAGTTTCTTCCCTGGTGCTTAGGCACACGAGTCACGAAACGCGAGGGCGACAGCCTGGACGCGGATATGCTGATCGGCTTTGGCATGTTTCGCGAGCGTTTCGGCTCGCATGTGGAGCTTGACCGGGCGAGCCGCGAAATCAACGTCCGCTACACGCACGGGCCGTTTCGCTATCTGGTCAACCGTTGGCGGTTTTTGCCCCACGCCGAAGGCTGTGAAATAGATTTTTCTGTCGATTTCGAATTTCGCTCACGCCTTCTGCAAAAAGTCATGGGCACGCTTTTTACCGAAGCCGTCCACCGTATGGTCCGCGCCTTCGATGCCCGGGCGGGTGAAATCTATGGCCCGGCCAGTGATGTGCCGCAGGCTGAACCAACCGTTCCAGCCGAATAG
- the lipA gene encoding lipoyl synthase has translation MVDSTVTPIKERASRAPKPPWLRVKAPNSPEYHATRKLMRSHKLNTVCEEAACPNIGQCWSQGHATVMILGSVCTRACAFCNIATGRPDQLDPHEPEELARAVESLGLTHMVITSVDRDDLADGGAGQFVRCIERLRETTPDTTIEVLTPDFRNKEGALEAVIAAKPDVFNHNLETVPRLYTEVRPGARYFHSLRLLDQAKVLDPSMFTKSGIMVGLGEERREVLQVMDDLRSANVDFITIGQYLQPTPRHHEVMRFVTPDEFKEYERLAYAKGFLMVSATPLTRSSYFAGDDFAKLRANREARLGKRGAPAPEA, from the coding sequence ATGGTAGATTCGACTGTGACACCGATTAAGGAGCGCGCCAGTCGCGCGCCCAAGCCGCCTTGGCTGCGCGTCAAAGCGCCCAACTCGCCGGAATATCACGCGACGCGCAAGCTCATGCGGTCGCACAAACTGAATACCGTCTGCGAAGAAGCAGCCTGTCCCAATATTGGTCAGTGCTGGTCGCAAGGCCACGCCACGGTGATGATCCTTGGTTCGGTTTGCACGCGCGCTTGCGCTTTTTGCAATATCGCCACGGGACGCCCCGATCAGCTTGATCCGCATGAGCCAGAAGAACTTGCGCGCGCCGTCGAATCCTTGGGCCTCACTCATATGGTGATCACCTCGGTTGACCGCGATGATCTCGCGGACGGTGGCGCGGGGCAGTTCGTGCGTTGCATCGAACGCCTGCGCGAGACCACGCCGGATACGACCATAGAAGTTTTGACACCGGATTTCCGCAACAAGGAAGGCGCGCTCGAAGCCGTCATCGCGGCCAAACCAGACGTCTTCAATCATAACCTTGAGACTGTGCCGCGGCTCTATACCGAAGTCCGCCCGGGCGCGCGCTATTTTCACTCATTGCGTCTACTCGACCAGGCGAAGGTCCTAGACCCGTCTATGTTTACCAAATCGGGAATCATGGTTGGCCTCGGCGAAGAGCGCCGCGAAGTTCTTCAGGTGATGGACGATTTGCGCTCGGCGAATGTCGATTTTATCACCATCGGCCAGTATTTGCAGCCGACGCCGCGCCATCATGAGGTGATGCGCTTCGTCACGCCGGACGAGTTCAAGGAGTATGAGCGCTTGGCCTATGCCAAGGGCTTTCTGATGGTCTCGGCGACGCCGCTAACTCGCTCGTCTTATTTTGCCGGCGATGATTTTGCGAAATTGCGGGCCAATCGAGAGGCCCGGCTTGGCAAACGGGGTGCACCCGCTCCGGAGGCTTAA
- a CDS encoding phosphatidylglycerophosphatase A gives MTQTEPRRPASWHPAHVLATWFGAGLSPVAPGTAGSLAALPLAYVLSHYLGIIGLGVAIAVVLVIGIWAAHRYSVRTASHDAGPIVIDEVAGQWLALLLVPADIVLYAIGFALFRLADIFKPWPIGWADKRIKGGFGVMFDDLLAGGLAAIILWNIWILTKV, from the coding sequence ATGACGCAAACTGAACCGCGTCGCCCGGCTTCATGGCACCCGGCCCATGTGCTCGCCACTTGGTTCGGCGCCGGCCTCAGCCCGGTGGCACCGGGGACGGCCGGGTCGCTGGCCGCCCTGCCCTTGGCTTATGTGCTGAGCCACTATTTGGGAATCATCGGACTTGGTGTGGCCATCGCAGTCGTCTTGGTCATCGGGATTTGGGCTGCGCACCGCTACAGCGTGCGAACAGCCAGTCACGATGCCGGCCCGATCGTCATCGATGAGGTTGCTGGGCAATGGCTGGCACTGCTTTTGGTGCCGGCGGATATCGTTCTCTACGCCATCGGCTTCGCACTGTTTCGCCTCGCCGATATCTTCAAACCCTGGCCTATCGGCTGGGCCGACAAACGGATAAAGGGCGGCTTCGGCGTGATGTTCGACGATCTGTTGGCCGGCGGGCTAGCCGCCATCATATTGTGGAACATTTGGATTCTAACAAAAGTATGA
- a CDS encoding CinA family protein, producing MNISPSLTARAEQLLAACRDNRIKIATAESCTGGLIAGCLTAVAGSSDVVERGFVTYSNEAKSEMLGVPAELILRVGAVSEEVSRAMAEGALQHSRAQLSVAVTGVAGPGGGTAAKPVGLVHLSCARQGGGTQHERHVYEGDRDAVRWATVETALDMALAAIKAETAIA from the coding sequence ATGAACATCTCTCCCTCCCTCACGGCGCGGGCCGAACAGCTCCTCGCCGCCTGCCGCGACAACAGGATCAAGATCGCCACGGCGGAATCCTGCACTGGCGGTTTGATCGCCGGATGCCTCACCGCAGTGGCAGGCTCCTCAGACGTCGTCGAGCGCGGCTTTGTCACCTATTCCAACGAAGCCAAATCAGAAATGCTCGGTGTACCGGCGGAACTCATCCTGCGCGTCGGCGCGGTGAGCGAAGAAGTCAGCCGCGCCATGGCTGAGGGCGCGCTCCAACATTCCCGCGCCCAACTCTCCGTCGCGGTAACCGGCGTCGCGGGTCCGGGCGGCGGGACGGCGGCAAAGCCGGTGGGTCTGGTGCATCTCTCTTGCGCCCGGCAAGGCGGCGGCACACAGCACGAACGCCATGTCTATGAGGGTGATCGTGACGCGGTGCGATGGGCAACGGTTGAAACGGCACTCGATATGGCCCTGGCGGCCATCAAGGCCGAAACGGCTATCGCCTGA